The Chitinophaga pinensis DSM 2588 region GCTGTTTCTGATAAATCAACCGCATTACTGGAGTTCCTGAATGCCAAAGGCATCCGCTTAGGCACACAACTGGATGTCATAGAGCGTTACGAATTTGACAACTCTATCGAACTGAAAATACGTAACCAGCCTGCCTTCACTATCAGTGAACAGGTATCAAAAAATATAATGGTCAAACCGATATAACGCAGTCCGTAGCGGCCGCTTACAGCCCACCGGAATACATGGGGACAGACTAAAAAATTCAACCTACACTACCGGTATATCACCGGGTAACCGGCCAGCAGACTGCATAACAGCTAAAATATGAATCATCAGCACACTTCGTTAGGCGAAGTCCATCAAAGCGTAGATACTACCGTTCCCAGCACAAGCCGCTGGCGTAAACTGCTCTCTTTCTTCGGACCAGCATACCTTGTCAGTGTAGGTTATATGGACCCGGGCAACTGGGCAACTGACCTGGCAGGTGGCAGCCAATATGGTTATACCCTGCTCTGGGTACTGCTTATGAGTAACCTCATGGCCCTGCTGCTGCAAACACTCAGTGCCCGTCTGGGTATCGTAAGAGGACGTGACCTGGCACAGGCCAACCGCGAAACCTATCCTGCCGGCGTTAACTTTATACTCTACATACTGGCTGAAATCGCTATTGCTGCCACTGATCTGGCAGAGGTACTGGGTATGGCCATCGGTATACAACTGCTGACCGGCCTCCCCTTAGAATGGGGTGTCAGTATTACTGTATTCGATACCTTCCTGCTGCTGGTTTTACAGCGTTATGGCATCCGAAAGATGGAAGCCTTCATTATCGCATTGGTAGCCATCGTAGGAATCTCTTTTCTTGTAGAACTATTTATGGCCAAGCCGGTATTAAGCGAGGTCGTAACAGGCTTTAAACCGGTTATTCCTGACAATACCGCCCTGTATATCGCTATCGGTATCATAGGCGCCACCGTCATGCCGCATAACCTGTACCTGCACTCCGCACTGGTACAAACCCGTAAGATCAAAAGAGATGAACAGGGTATCAGACAAGCCTTGAAACTGAACTTCATAGACAGCGCTGTCGCGTTGAACCTGGCCTTCTTTGTGAATGCCGCTATTCTGATACTTGCCGCGGCTGTATTCTTTAAAACCGGCCGTACTGATATCGCAGAAATACAGGACGCACATCAGTTGTTAGAAGGATTATTGGGTAATAAATGGGCGCCTGCCTTATTCGCGATCGCATTGATCGCTGCTGGTCAGAGCTCTACCGTAACAGGTACCCTGGCTGGTCAGATCGTGATGGAAGGTTACCTGCAGCTGCGTATCAATCCATGGTTGCGCCGTCTGCTGACACGCTTGCTGGCCATCGTACCGGCCCTGCTCGTGATCATGCTGGCTGGTCCTGAAAAGGTAGGCGAACTACTGGTATTTAGTCAGGTATTGTTAAGTTTACAGTTAGGCTTTGCTATCATCCCGCTTATTCATTTTGTGAGTGATAAAAAGACGATGGGTACCTACGCCGTAAATACACCCGTGAAAATTATCAGCTGGATCATCACTGCCGTACTGGTATATCTCAATACCCGTATGGTCTTTACAGAGGCGGTAAAATATATTGGCGGCGATGGGAACATCCTGGTGGATATCCTGATCATTGCTGCGGGAATAGGCTTCCTTGTACTGATCGGGATCACGGTAGCTTATCCGCTGATCAGCCGTTATCAACAGAAAACATCTGCTGGTATTCATAGAACGCCTGACTTTGCCCTGGGTGATATTCAGCCGCCTGTTTACCAGCGTATCGCACTTGCGCTTGACTTCAGTAAGGATGATGAAAAGATCATTTCCAATGCACTCGCACATGGTAATCCACAGACAGAATACCTGCTGATTCATATCGTAGAAAGTGCTTCTGCCAGATACCTGGGAAGAGAATCCGACGACTTTGAAACCAGAAAGGACAAAGAGCAGATGGACGCTTACATCAGTCTTCTAAGCGCCAGAAACATACGCGCCAAGGGCCTGCTTGGTTACCGTCACCGTGCAGAAGAAATTGTGCGTATCGTAAAAGAAGAAAAGGCCGATTTCCTGATCCTGGGTGGACACGGACACACTGGTATTAAGGACTGGATCTATGGTGAGACAACCAACCAGGTGAGACATAAGGTAAGAATACCGGTGCTAGTGGTGCAGTAGTCAATTAGGAATTAGGAATTAGGAATTAGGAATTTAAGGCTGCGGAGATCGCAGCAAAATCACTATAAAAAAAAAGAGGCGTCCTGTTATAACAGACGCCTCTTTCGTTATTTGAAGACTGTTAACTTTTAATTCCTAATTCCTAATTCTTAATTCCTAATTGTTAAAAGAAAGGGAAAGACCATTAAGATCCTTCCCTCTTCTCCTGAAAAAAGCAATATATCTTACAATCCCAGTGATGCTTTCAGCCTGGGATAACCTGTCTTACTAACTGGTACTTTCGCACCCGATTTCAATATAGCCAGATGATTTTCTTTTTCATATGGCTCGATACGCGTCACCTGATTTACATTGAGCATATAAGAGCGGTGTACGCGGGCAAACTGTTGCGGGTCCAGCGATTTCTCGAAGAACTGCATTGTCTTATTTTTAAGGAAGGTACCTTCCGGTGTAACGATCTTTACATAATCATCTGCTGCTTCGAGATAGTGTATATCCTGTACAGGAATGATCTTGATCTTACCGTTGATCTTTACGACTACCCTGTTACTCTGCATAGGAGATGCACCTGCTGTGTCCAGCAAAGCGGCAGTCTGCTGCATTTCATCTGCTACACGACGGTCCAGCCATTTGGAGACTGCTTTATCAAAACGTTCTTTTGAAAAAGGCTTCAACAAATAGTCGATGGCATTCACTTCAAATGCGCGGATGGCATGTTCTTCAAAAGCAGTGGTGAATATAACCGCGGGCAATGATTCCACGAGTTCCAGCATTTCAAAGCCATTGATTTTGGGCATCTGTACATCGAGAAAAATGATATCGGGTTGTTGCTGCTGTATGGCTTTCAATCCTTCAAAACCATCTCCACACTCCTGCATCAGTTGTATCTGAGAGAAGGACTGGAGATATTCTTTTACAATCTCACGCGCCAGGGGTTCATCATCAATTATTACTGCTTTTATCATATAGTTGCGGCACTTTAATCAGGGTGGTAAAAATGTTTCCGTTTTTATTTGTTTCCAGCAGGTCCTGTCTTCCGAAGAGCAGGTAAAGTCTGCGTTGGATAGATGCGAGCCCGAAACCAGTGCCGGCAGGCGCCTGCAATTCGGGATCAAAAGGATTCTGCACCTGTATATGTAGCATATCGTCTGACTGCCATGCATTGATCGCAATCGTGATAGCATCTGTTGTATCGTATAGTCCGTATTTGATGGCATTTTCCACTACAGGTTGCAGCAACATAGGCGGCAGCTTGAGTGTTGCGGCGCTGTCTCCGGCAGTGATATCGGTGGACAGGCGATGCCCGAAGCGGACTTTTTCTATGTCGAGATATAATTGCAGGTACTGCATTTCTTCCGGTAACAGTATCCATTGCTGGTCTTCACGTTTCAGGGTACCACGCAGGAAATCGCTTAGCTTCAGTACCATTTCCCTTGCCTGCTGCGGGCGCAATGCGATCAGTGCATTGATAGAGTTCAGACTGTTGAACAGGAAGTGTGGCTGTAATTGCTGTCTTAGTTTGAACAGCTCTGCTTCCCTTGCCAGGCGCTCTATTGCTTCTTTACGTGCCAGTTCCTGTTCCTGCTCTGCCATATCGTACCACATCAGTGTTTTCATCCCGATGAAAATAACGATCAGCCATCCATTGATAAATCTGATGGGGATTGCGAAGAACAACCAGTGCTGATAGTAGGGCGTGGAAGCAAACATTTCACCCATTATCCAGAAACAGCCGCCTACCCACAGAAAGGTCAGCACCGAGCAGTAGATCAGCAGGAAGATATATTTACCTTTTGCCGGTCTGTAATGCGATAAGCTGAAACACACGCCCACTCCTGTCAATGCAAGCGTTACGTTGTGGATAACGCTGTCTGTCCATGCGATGCTATCGCTGATGTTGAACCAGCATATCAGCAGATAGGCCTGTACGACGGTCGCGACGTAGGTTGCCACTATTAAGGTCCATCTGAATGATTTATTTGCCAGTAGATGATTTGCCAAGGAGTACGGAATAAGAATGAAAAAATCAGGCGCGTTTATCGATCAGGCTGGGGCCTTTCAGGTGAGCGGCCTTCACCTGTAACCAGGAAATATAAGCATTGGCATCTTCCGGTTCCTCGATCCGGGAATAGAGTTCTATACCGTCGTCCAGGGAAGAGAGATTATTTACTTCCGGTACGTTGATGAAACGCCATTCCACCATTTCCTGTCGTTGATTCCTGAATGCGTATTGTTCCTGTACACCGATCTGGCAGGCACGTCTCCAGGCGTCTTCTCTTGTATCGGCACTGATCAGTCTTAACTGCTCGTCAAATTGAGGGGTATGATCACCATTACCACTGATGATCCGGTAAACGATTTTAGCTACAAACCACTGCATAAAATCTATAATTAAGAAGGTGAAATAAAAGTTAGTCAGCCATTGATCAGACATAGTTCCTGATCTCCACGCCACCAAAGATGCAGGTACCTCTGAGTACGAAGATCTTTTCGGAGTTGCTGGCATTGGAAAGGAGTTCTACGGGACGTTTATCGGTCACACCGCCCATGATGACGGTATCCATTTCGATACGCACATCCCAGTTGCTGGGCAGGATGATTTCCACGCCGCCGAAGATGCAGGTTACTTCAAACTCGACCCTCTCTTTAAAATCGGCCTGGATCAGGTTATAGTCCGCACCACCGAAGATGGCGGTGACATTAGCGCCTTTGAATTCTTTAGATACAACGGACCTGTTTTCTCCGCTGAATATGACATTGGATTCGATAAAGTCTTCTGAGGACGTCATTGGCGGCATGACGCGCAGGTCTTTTTTCATGGAAGATTCCTGGCGTTTACCGAAGAGGATGGCCAGACCAACGATCACAAAAATGGCGGGCCATATAAAGCGGGTCAGGTCATAGCTCAGCATGAGGTAATCTTTGGCGAAGAAGACGGTACCTACCAGCATTACGATCAGACCACCCCAGTTTTTAAACTTACTGGCTGTCCAGAGGATACACCCGATCACGATCAGCAGCAGCTGCCAGGAGAATACCCACTCAGGCATTGCGAGGTCAAGGCTTCTTAAAAAGAGAAACAGACCAATGAGTATAAAGATCAGGCCTTTGTTGATTCTGCTGCCTTCCCTGTGCTCGCTTTTCCTTTCGATGCGGCGCTGGCGTCTTTCCGCCTTACGCTGCTGTCTTTCACTTGTCCAGCTATCTCCTTTCGTATATTCTTGGTTATCCATAAATGTTTAATGTTTACGATACAAACTTAGGAAGAGGGCGTGGGTTCCCGAAGCCCATTTAGGCTAACAGGTTGGAGAGTTCCGGTAAAAGGCAGGAAAACGCCGGTAAAAAAGATCATTGCAGGATGGTGCGCATTATACCGGCTAATTTACCGGCCCATACAGCCATTCCTTCAGGTGAATAGTGTAATCCGTCGCTGGCAACCAGTCCGGGATCCTGTGGCGCTTTACGGGTATCGGCAGTGATGTCCAGGTAATGCACCTTAAACTTTCTCGACACGCTTTTGTTAACCGCATTAAAAGCGTCTATATCTGCTGCAATCTGTTGTCTGTCACGGCCTTCTGCAAAAGGCACGGCGCCCCAGTCAGGGATAGAGAGTACGACTACCCTGTCTGAATGGTCAGCAGCGAAGTGGATGGCCTGTTTAAGCAGGCGGGTAAACTCGGTCTTATATTCAGAGACGCTACGGCCGCGGTACTGGTTATTGACCCCGATCAGGAGGGTAACGATATTGAAAGTGTCTGTAACGTTGGCTTCTGCGATAGCGGCTTCCAGCTCATCAGTAGT contains the following coding sequences:
- a CDS encoding Nramp family divalent metal transporter, which codes for MNHQHTSLGEVHQSVDTTVPSTSRWRKLLSFFGPAYLVSVGYMDPGNWATDLAGGSQYGYTLLWVLLMSNLMALLLQTLSARLGIVRGRDLAQANRETYPAGVNFILYILAEIAIAATDLAEVLGMAIGIQLLTGLPLEWGVSITVFDTFLLLVLQRYGIRKMEAFIIALVAIVGISFLVELFMAKPVLSEVVTGFKPVIPDNTALYIAIGIIGATVMPHNLYLHSALVQTRKIKRDEQGIRQALKLNFIDSAVALNLAFFVNAAILILAAAVFFKTGRTDIAEIQDAHQLLEGLLGNKWAPALFAIALIAAGQSSTVTGTLAGQIVMEGYLQLRINPWLRRLLTRLLAIVPALLVIMLAGPEKVGELLVFSQVLLSLQLGFAIIPLIHFVSDKKTMGTYAVNTPVKIISWIITAVLVYLNTRMVFTEAVKYIGGDGNILVDILIIAAGIGFLVLIGITVAYPLISRYQQKTSAGIHRTPDFALGDIQPPVYQRIALALDFSKDDEKIISNALAHGNPQTEYLLIHIVESASARYLGRESDDFETRKDKEQMDAYISLLSARNIRAKGLLGYRHRAEEIVRIVKEEKADFLILGGHGHTGIKDWIYGETTNQVRHKVRIPVLVVQ
- a CDS encoding LytR/AlgR family response regulator transcription factor, with the translated sequence MIKAVIIDDEPLAREIVKEYLQSFSQIQLMQECGDGFEGLKAIQQQQPDIIFLDVQMPKINGFEMLELVESLPAVIFTTAFEEHAIRAFEVNAIDYLLKPFSKERFDKAVSKWLDRRVADEMQQTAALLDTAGASPMQSNRVVVKINGKIKIIPVQDIHYLEAADDYVKIVTPEGTFLKNKTMQFFEKSLDPQQFARVHRSYMLNVNQVTRIEPYEKENHLAILKSGAKVPVSKTGYPRLKASLGL
- a CDS encoding SGNH/GDSL hydrolase family protein; translated protein: MTSGHHPSQDTSINQFTYLALGDSYTIGESVPENERFPNQTARLLAADGIALAPPRIIAKTGWTTDELEAAIAEANVTDTFNIVTLLIGVNNQYRGRSVSEYKTEFTRLLKQAIHFAADHSDRVVVLSIPDWGAVPFAEGRDRQQIAADIDAFNAVNKSVSRKFKVHYLDITADTRKAPQDPGLVASDGLHYSPEGMAVWAGKLAGIMRTILQ
- a CDS encoding DUF4288 domain-containing protein → MQWFVAKIVYRIISGNGDHTPQFDEQLRLISADTREDAWRRACQIGVQEQYAFRNQRQEMVEWRFINVPEVNNLSSLDDGIELYSRIEEPEDANAYISWLQVKAAHLKGPSLIDKRA
- a CDS encoding sensor histidine kinase; this translates as MANHLLANKSFRWTLIVATYVATVVQAYLLICWFNISDSIAWTDSVIHNVTLALTGVGVCFSLSHYRPAKGKYIFLLIYCSVLTFLWVGGCFWIMGEMFASTPYYQHWLFFAIPIRFINGWLIVIFIGMKTLMWYDMAEQEQELARKEAIERLAREAELFKLRQQLQPHFLFNSLNSINALIALRPQQAREMVLKLSDFLRGTLKREDQQWILLPEEMQYLQLYLDIEKVRFGHRLSTDITAGDSAATLKLPPMLLQPVVENAIKYGLYDTTDAITIAINAWQSDDMLHIQVQNPFDPELQAPAGTGFGLASIQRRLYLLFGRQDLLETNKNGNIFTTLIKVPQLYDKSSNN
- a CDS encoding LiaF transmembrane domain-containing protein → MDNQEYTKGDSWTSERQQRKAERRQRRIERKSEHREGSRINKGLIFILIGLFLFLRSLDLAMPEWVFSWQLLLIVIGCILWTASKFKNWGGLIVMLVGTVFFAKDYLMLSYDLTRFIWPAIFVIVGLAILFGKRQESSMKKDLRVMPPMTSSEDFIESNVIFSGENRSVVSKEFKGANVTAIFGGADYNLIQADFKERVEFEVTCIFGGVEIILPSNWDVRIEMDTVIMGGVTDKRPVELLSNASNSEKIFVLRGTCIFGGVEIRNYV